The following coding sequences are from one Sphingobium sp. Cam5-1 window:
- a CDS encoding DnaJ domain-containing protein has translation MGLFAFLLLGLAAWLIWTGRLQRMSVKDGMVLGGALVGAVMAAKGKPLAGAPLLLGAALFFLSQSRQKKRRSAATPPKAPPEAPSIARARALLGVPEDADETMIRSAHRRLIASVHPDRGGTEALAAEINAARDLLLAEPEKKEAARRR, from the coding sequence ATGGGCCTTTTCGCCTTTCTTCTTCTCGGGCTTGCCGCCTGGCTCATCTGGACGGGACGATTGCAGCGCATGAGTGTGAAGGATGGCATGGTGCTCGGCGGCGCGCTGGTCGGCGCGGTCATGGCGGCCAAGGGCAAACCGCTAGCCGGAGCGCCCCTGCTCCTCGGTGCGGCACTCTTCTTCCTGTCCCAATCGCGGCAGAAGAAAAGGCGATCCGCCGCCACCCCGCCCAAGGCGCCACCCGAAGCCCCCAGCATCGCAAGGGCACGCGCCCTCCTCGGCGTCCCCGAAGACGCCGATGAGACCATGATCCGTTCCGCCCACCGGCGTCTGATCGCCTCGGTCCATCCCGATCGCGGCGGCACCGAAGCGCTGGCGGCGGAAATCAACGCCGCCCGCGACCTGCTACTCGCCGAACCCGAGAAAAAAGAAGCCGCCCGCCGCCGCTAA
- the pgmG gene encoding phosphoglucomutase/phosphomannomutase PgmG, translating into MSHRFHPSLLREYDMRGIVGKTLGEEDAYALGRSFGTIVRRNGGSSVAVGYDGRLSSPMLEAAVVNGLADSGTNALRIGLGPTPMLYYAEATLDVDGGIQITGSHNPADHNGFKLVLAHEAFFGADIMRLGAIAAAGDWEQGNGIRSTIDIMDQYVARLMEGFDGGALRIAWDAGSGAAGPVVDKLVQLLPGEHHTLFTEIDGNFPHHHPDPTIEANLHDLRALVLANNLHFGLAFDGDGDRIGVVDGQGRTIWGDQLLSLFAEPVLLDRPGATIVADVKSSQALFDRVTALGGTPLMWKTGHSLIKSKMKQIGSPLGGEMTGHIFFADDYYGFDDGLYAAVRLIRLVSRLGKSLTALHDALPPLVNTPELRFPVDEDRKFAIVAEIVSRLRAAGASLNAIDGARVTTEDGWWLLRASNTQAELVARIESTNQQGLDRLRADLFRHLSESVLDFQG; encoded by the coding sequence ATGTCCCACCGCTTCCATCCCTCGCTGCTCCGCGAATATGACATGCGCGGTATAGTCGGCAAAACCTTGGGAGAGGAAGACGCCTACGCGCTGGGCCGCAGCTTCGGCACGATCGTCAGGCGCAATGGCGGATCATCGGTCGCGGTCGGCTATGACGGCCGCCTCAGCTCACCGATGCTCGAAGCGGCCGTGGTCAACGGCCTCGCCGACAGCGGCACCAACGCCCTGCGCATCGGCCTCGGCCCCACGCCAATGCTCTATTATGCCGAAGCGACGCTCGATGTTGATGGCGGCATCCAGATAACCGGCAGCCATAATCCCGCCGATCACAATGGCTTCAAGCTGGTACTTGCGCATGAAGCCTTTTTTGGCGCGGACATCATGCGGCTTGGCGCCATCGCCGCTGCGGGCGATTGGGAACAAGGAAACGGCATTCGCTCCACCATCGACATCATGGACCAATATGTCGCCCGCCTGATGGAGGGGTTCGACGGCGGCGCGCTCCGCATCGCCTGGGACGCAGGCAGTGGCGCCGCAGGTCCGGTCGTGGACAAGCTCGTCCAGCTGCTGCCGGGTGAGCACCACACGCTTTTCACCGAAATAGACGGCAATTTTCCCCATCATCACCCCGATCCGACGATCGAGGCGAATCTGCACGACCTGCGCGCCCTTGTCCTCGCCAACAACCTCCATTTCGGACTGGCTTTCGACGGGGACGGCGACCGGATCGGCGTGGTCGATGGACAGGGGCGCACCATCTGGGGCGACCAGCTGCTCTCCTTGTTCGCCGAACCCGTGTTGCTGGACAGGCCCGGTGCCACCATCGTCGCCGACGTGAAATCCAGCCAGGCGCTGTTCGATCGCGTCACGGCGCTGGGCGGCACGCCGCTGATGTGGAAAACCGGCCACAGCCTCATCAAATCGAAGATGAAGCAGATCGGCAGCCCATTAGGCGGCGAAATGACCGGCCACATCTTCTTCGCTGATGATTATTACGGCTTCGACGATGGCCTTTACGCCGCCGTGCGCCTTATCCGGCTGGTCAGCCGCCTCGGTAAGAGCCTGACCGCTCTTCATGACGCACTGCCGCCGCTGGTAAACACGCCCGAATTACGATTCCCGGTGGATGAAGACCGGAAATTCGCGATCGTCGCAGAAATAGTTTCGCGCTTGCGAGCGGCAGGCGCGAGCCTCAACGCCATCGACGGCGCCCGGGTCACCACCGAAGACGGATGGTGGCTGCTGCGCGCATCCAACACGCAGGCGGAACTGGTGGCCAGAATCGAATCGACGAATCAGCAGGGGCTCGATCGCCTGCGGGCTGATCTTTTTCGCCATTTGTCCGAATCAGTGCTAGATTTTCAGGGTTGA
- a CDS encoding division plane positioning ATPase MipZ encodes MGPNTQTHHIVFANEKGGTGKSTTAVHTAIALTALGYKVGMIDLDPRQRTVTRYMENRAETARRRGIDLPAPDFAVLKGDTIEALEEEAAAVAQGKDFLVVDTPGRDDLFARHMAARANTLVTPMNDSFVDFDLIGQVDAETFKVRRLSFYSELIFEARKTRAKADGVSIDWVVLRNRVQHHDARNKKRVGDALMELSRRVGFRVIPGLSERVIFRELFPSGLTLLDKGHLGDLGVSHIAARQELREMVSGLALPAREENSPVDLLGAA; translated from the coding sequence GCATCATATCGTCTTCGCCAATGAAAAGGGCGGGACCGGCAAATCGACCACTGCCGTGCACACCGCGATCGCCTTGACCGCGCTCGGCTACAAGGTCGGCATGATCGACCTCGATCCGCGCCAGCGCACCGTCACCCGCTACATGGAAAATCGCGCCGAAACGGCCCGCCGCCGCGGCATCGACCTCCCCGCGCCCGACTTTGCCGTGCTGAAGGGCGACACGATCGAAGCGCTGGAGGAAGAAGCCGCCGCCGTCGCCCAGGGCAAGGATTTCCTGGTCGTCGACACCCCCGGCCGCGACGACCTGTTCGCCCGCCACATGGCCGCCCGCGCCAACACGCTGGTGACGCCGATGAACGACAGCTTCGTCGACTTCGACCTCATCGGACAGGTGGACGCGGAAACTTTCAAGGTCCGCCGCCTGTCCTTCTATTCCGAACTCATCTTCGAAGCGCGCAAGACTCGCGCCAAGGCGGATGGCGTCTCGATCGACTGGGTCGTGCTACGCAACCGCGTCCAGCACCATGATGCCCGCAACAAGAAGCGCGTGGGCGATGCCCTCATGGAACTCTCCCGCCGCGTCGGTTTCCGCGTGATTCCGGGCCTGTCCGAACGCGTCATCTTCCGCGAACTCTTTCCCTCGGGCCTCACCCTGCTCGACAAGGGGCATCTCGGCGACCTTGGCGTCAGCCACATCGCCGCGCGCCAGGAACTGCGCGAGATGGTGTCCGGCCTTGCTCTCCCCGCTCGTGAGGAAAATTCGCCGGTCGATCTCCTCGGCGCGGCCTGA